A portion of the Treponema rectale genome contains these proteins:
- the tnpB gene encoding IS66 family insertion sequence element accessory protein TnpB (TnpB, as the term is used for proteins encoded by IS66 family insertion elements, is considered an accessory protein, since TnpC, encoded by a neighboring gene, is a DDE family transposase.) → MMFDFSNARIFLRPGTTDMRTGKEELLHIINDLMKQDPFSGAVFMFCNSQHKLLKLIWWETNGFWIAQKTLEKGRWPWPDTIEQAKEIKLDEVIMLLKGIDFFCAYEPLKYEQFD, encoded by the coding sequence ATGATGTTTGATTTTAGCAATGCACGTATTTTTCTGAGACCTGGAACAACAGACATGAGAACCGGCAAGGAAGAACTTCTCCATATAATAAATGACTTAATGAAACAGGATCCATTCAGCGGTGCAGTTTTCATGTTCTGCAACAGTCAGCATAAACTGCTGAAACTGATATGGTGGGAAACTAACGGATTCTGGATAGCCCAGAAAACTTTGGAGAAGGGCAGATGGCCATGGCCGGATACGATTGAACAGGCAAAGGAAATAAAACTTGATGAAGTCATTATGCTGCTTAAAGGGATTGATTTTTTCTGTGCCTATGAACCACTAAAATATGAACAATTTGACTAA
- a CDS encoding glycosyltransferase family 4 protein yields MLFCIAGAFLFNVFLTPLIIHFCTRFGFYDSMNPRKMHNGKVSRLGGIGIMVSSTAAFCVYVIFFSSRDYSSLMPVFISGLIVFFAGAVDDFFNLPAKIKFLFQIIAAAVVAAGPLYFKEFFIFDVSEITGRLMTFVWIISLVNSYNLIDGLDLLCSGLSFLTQLTLGILLIFCSEECAVLCFIFAAATFAFMLFNRPPARIFLGDSGSQFLGYSIAVIPLIYDFASFEDVKAAVMAVLVSIPVIDVFAAIWRRTREHRSIFSADRAHIHHKLINIGFSKTTSVLILLMIQFVISVSVLSLLLMKTFTQRFTVLAMEMMFICLVFIILHFVNRTVNRRLHGHLSEEPQE; encoded by the coding sequence ATGCTTTTTTGTATAGCCGGTGCATTTCTTTTTAATGTTTTTTTGACTCCGTTAATAATTCATTTCTGCACCAGATTTGGATTTTATGATTCTATGAATCCCAGAAAAATGCACAATGGAAAAGTATCCCGTTTAGGCGGAATCGGAATAATGGTTTCTTCTACGGCTGCCTTCTGCGTTTATGTTATTTTCTTTTCTTCAAGAGATTATTCCAGTCTCATGCCGGTTTTTATTTCAGGGCTGATTGTTTTTTTTGCAGGAGCTGTTGATGATTTTTTTAATCTGCCTGCAAAAATTAAGTTTTTATTTCAGATAATAGCCGCTGCGGTTGTTGCTGCAGGACCTTTGTACTTTAAGGAATTTTTTATTTTTGATGTGAGTGAAATTACCGGAAGGTTAATGACATTTGTGTGGATTATTTCCCTGGTAAATTCTTACAATCTGATTGACGGGCTGGATCTTCTTTGCAGTGGACTTAGTTTTCTGACTCAGCTTACCTTAGGAATTCTCCTTATATTCTGCAGCGAAGAATGTGCCGTTCTCTGTTTTATTTTTGCAGCTGCAACTTTTGCCTTTATGCTTTTTAACCGGCCTCCTGCAAGAATTTTTTTAGGAGATTCAGGAAGTCAGTTTCTTGGGTATTCAATAGCAGTGATTCCTCTTATTTATGATTTTGCATCTTTTGAAGACGTAAAGGCTGCTGTAATGGCTGTCCTCGTTTCCATACCTGTTATTGATGTTTTTGCGGCTATATGGAGACGTACAAGAGAACACCGTTCAATTTTCAGTGCAGACCGGGCTCATATTCATCATAAACTCATTAACATTGGTTTTTCTAAAACTACATCAGTATTAATTCTTTTAATGATTCAGTTTGTAATTTCTGTTTCTGTACTTTCTCTTCTGCTGATGAAAACTTTTACCCAGCGTTTTACGGTGCTGGCAATGGAAATGATGTTCATCTGCCTTGTCTTCATCATTCTTCATTTTGTTAACAGGACTGTAAATCGCCGTCTCCACGGGCACTTGTCTGAAGAACCGCAGGAATAA
- the tnpC gene encoding IS66 family transposase, whose product MKREVTIQEALTELAAAKIKLESMQQLLILKEQLLSSKDEQINFQIFTIKEKDEEIKKLKEEGKEKDLKILGLEERLQTQLAYRFGSRSEKSFEQLSLFNNFDDDFLEAEMLTSEELKEVLEENTLTVKAYKRRKCGRKKIAGNLERVPVYHDIPEEEKICGCGAKLVKVGERFTERLNIIPERIYVEKHIYPVYACRVCEGSGDEEHPVFRQAPAAENIIPHGIATPGLLSYIFINKYCNHMPYYRQSKDFERKGIDLSRATMDKWQLEVYEKLKPLEKIMLEHIKTGKVLNMDETTTQILHYENGNTERKKSYIWLAHGGPKDKPLAVYRYFESRSPQHIRPFINGFKGWLQTDEYPGYEAALKEHKILHPKDKIVHVACAAHIRRKFYDALLNGKSKNSAIAIKYIQRMYYEENRLREKHLPDSEFIQKRRKIIKPIMDEFYDWMTEIKPTVPESLKFGKALDYAIKAWPHLMNYLACPEIYLDNSIAERSIRPYVLSRKNFLFCGSEDGARSTCLLFSLIECARINNINPEEYLSSIFELAADTSGWTDSNWSELLPWNIKLIKKSDVSTVLIA is encoded by the coding sequence ATGAAAAGGGAAGTGACAATACAGGAAGCACTGACAGAACTTGCTGCTGCAAAGATTAAACTTGAATCTATGCAGCAGCTTTTGATTTTAAAGGAGCAGTTACTTTCCTCAAAAGATGAACAGATTAATTTTCAGATTTTTACAATCAAAGAGAAGGACGAAGAAATAAAGAAACTTAAGGAAGAGGGTAAGGAAAAAGACCTTAAGATTCTCGGACTGGAAGAACGGCTTCAGACACAGCTGGCATACCGTTTCGGCTCCCGTTCAGAAAAATCCTTCGAACAGCTTTCATTATTTAATAATTTTGATGATGATTTTCTTGAAGCAGAAATGCTTACCAGTGAAGAATTAAAAGAAGTCCTTGAAGAAAATACACTTACAGTAAAAGCCTATAAACGACGAAAATGCGGGCGAAAAAAGATTGCCGGCAATCTTGAACGCGTACCTGTTTATCACGATATTCCTGAAGAAGAAAAGATATGCGGCTGCGGAGCAAAGCTTGTAAAAGTAGGGGAAAGGTTCACAGAAAGACTCAACATCATTCCGGAAAGAATCTATGTTGAAAAACATATCTATCCTGTATATGCCTGCAGAGTATGTGAAGGAAGCGGCGATGAAGAACATCCAGTTTTCCGTCAGGCTCCTGCAGCAGAGAACATCATTCCTCATGGAATCGCAACTCCAGGACTTCTGAGCTATATATTCATAAACAAATACTGCAACCATATGCCGTATTACAGACAGTCAAAAGACTTTGAAAGAAAAGGAATAGATCTTTCAAGGGCTACAATGGATAAATGGCAGCTTGAAGTTTATGAAAAGCTTAAGCCCCTTGAAAAGATAATGCTGGAGCATATAAAGACAGGGAAAGTCTTAAACATGGATGAGACTACGACTCAAATCCTGCATTATGAAAACGGGAATACCGAGCGAAAGAAATCCTACATCTGGCTTGCGCATGGCGGTCCCAAAGATAAGCCGCTGGCAGTTTACAGATATTTTGAAAGCCGCAGTCCTCAACACATCCGGCCATTCATAAACGGATTCAAAGGATGGCTTCAGACTGATGAATATCCAGGTTATGAAGCTGCATTAAAAGAACATAAGATTCTCCATCCAAAGGACAAGATTGTTCATGTAGCTTGTGCTGCACATATCCGCAGAAAGTTTTACGATGCACTGCTCAACGGAAAATCAAAGAACTCAGCCATTGCCATTAAATACATCCAGCGAATGTATTACGAAGAAAACAGACTGAGAGAGAAGCATCTTCCAGATTCAGAGTTTATTCAAAAACGCAGGAAAATCATCAAGCCGATTATGGATGAATTCTATGACTGGATGACTGAAATAAAACCGACAGTTCCTGAAAGCCTTAAATTTGGAAAAGCTCTGGATTATGCAATCAAAGCCTGGCCTCATCTTATGAACTATCTTGCCTGTCCTGAAATCTATCTGGACAATTCAATCGCAGAACGCTCAATACGTCCGTATGTTTTATCAAGGAAAAATTTCTTATTCTGTGGTTCTGAAGACGGCGCCAGATCAACATGCCTGTTGTTTTCTTTAATAGAATGTGCTAGAATAAACAATATCAATCCTGAAGAATATCTTTCTTCAATCTTTGAATTAGCCGCAGACACAAGCGGCTGGACTGATTCAAACTGGTCTGAACTTCTTCCTTGGAATATCAAATTGATTAAAAAATCTGATGTTTCAACGGTTCTAATAGCCTGA
- a CDS encoding GNAT family N-acetyltransferase, with translation MGISIRPVIIDDYDEIFKLWNSTEQSKKALNPVDDSREGIARYLRRNPDTCFLAVTNDGFGNAPEVVGVILTGHDGRRGIIHHMCVHPSFRRQGIAGMLVKKAEDALKAEGINKIFGLVFKDNDPANSFWESQGYTLRTNLNYRNKSLNDKVPQGE, from the coding sequence ATGGGTATATCAATTCGACCTGTAATAATAGATGATTATGATGAAATCTTTAAACTCTGGAATAGTACAGAACAGTCTAAAAAGGCGTTGAATCCGGTAGATGATAGTCGTGAAGGTATTGCACGTTATTTACGCCGGAATCCGGATACCTGCTTTCTGGCTGTTACAAATGACGGCTTTGGAAATGCTCCGGAAGTTGTGGGAGTGATTCTTACAGGACATGATGGCAGGCGCGGAATAATTCATCATATGTGCGTTCATCCGTCTTTCAGAAGACAGGGAATTGCCGGAATGCTTGTAAAAAAGGCAGAAGATGCTTTAAAAGCCGAAGGCATTAATAAGATTTTTGGACTGGTCTTTAAGGATAATGATCCTGCAAATTCTTTTTGGGAAAGTCAGGGATATACTTTGCGGACAAATTTAAATTACAGAAATAAAAGCCTGAATGATAAAGTTCCTCAGGGAGAATAA
- a CDS encoding substrate-binding domain-containing protein, producing MKHQLKIFFFFLVFFITGCSYKNQQNKNLKKQITGDTVALDAERFHLKPVLDSYIPQKKSYNFYLTYKTAHPWWNAVALGIEDAVKQFEQAGVFITYDYLAPEKMSAMDQIERIQKAAASHSYDVIGVDVADIQIVTPVINRLMDSGQKVMTFSSSDSGKENNCKRIAYVGNTHNYEDGKILVESLCKRLDYTGRIAMLVGNHGAPCHEERALGAKAVFAKYPRIELVAVEYDEDLEDKAYEFSKVFIAEYPDLSGIICCNMSNSVGAGRAVKEAGKADEIIITGMDHDRRALEYLRDGVIYALALQDCYAIGFDTITTAVKIADGLLPGTLFPEKTEETTTVFFQKDADWLLRSLYGVTE from the coding sequence ATGAAGCATCAATTGAAGATTTTTTTCTTTTTTTTAGTATTTTTCATCACAGGCTGTTCTTACAAAAATCAACAGAATAAAAATCTCAAAAAACAGATTACAGGGGATACTGTTGCCCTGGACGCAGAAAGATTTCATTTAAAACCTGTTCTGGATTCTTATATTCCTCAAAAAAAAAGCTATAATTTTTATCTGACTTATAAAACTGCCCATCCCTGGTGGAATGCGGTTGCTCTTGGCATAGAAGACGCAGTAAAGCAGTTTGAACAGGCGGGGGTTTTTATTACCTATGACTATCTTGCCCCTGAAAAAATGTCGGCAATGGACCAGATTGAACGGATTCAGAAGGCTGCAGCTTCTCATTCTTACGATGTAATCGGAGTTGATGTTGCGGACATTCAGATTGTAACTCCCGTAATTAACAGATTAATGGATTCTGGACAGAAGGTTATGACTTTTTCCAGTTCAGATTCCGGAAAAGAAAACAACTGTAAAAGAATAGCTTATGTTGGAAATACCCATAACTATGAAGATGGAAAAATTCTTGTAGAAAGTCTCTGTAAAAGACTGGATTATACAGGCAGAATTGCCATGCTTGTAGGTAATCATGGAGCTCCCTGTCATGAAGAACGGGCTTTAGGCGCAAAAGCTGTTTTTGCAAAATATCCCCGGATTGAACTTGTGGCAGTAGAATATGATGAAGATCTTGAAGACAAGGCCTATGAGTTTTCAAAAGTGTTTATTGCAGAATATCCTGACTTAAGTGGAATTATCTGCTGTAACATGAGTAATTCAGTTGGAGCCGGACGTGCGGTTAAAGAAGCCGGCAAAGCAGATGAAATTATAATAACAGGTATGGATCATGACAGACGGGCATTAGAGTATCTTCGTGATGGAGTAATTTATGCCCTCGCCCTTCAGGATTGCTATGCCATTGGATTTGATACAATTACTACTGCTGTAAAAATTGCAGACGGGCTTCTTCCGGGAACCCTTTTTCCGGAAAAAACAGAAGAAACCACTACAGTTTTCTTTCAGAAGGATGCAGACTGGCTTTTACGTTCTCTTTATGGTGTAACAGAATAG